The window GAGCAGAACGCAGTGACCCAGGCTGCCTATTTCGGTGTCAGCGTGGACGGCGCAACGATCTACACGTCGACCTATCCGTGCTCGATGTGCGCGAAGATCCTCATCAATGCTGGCATAAAGGAGATCGTCTACAGCGAGGGATACGCGGACGACCTCTCCAAAGAGCTCCTCACCGAAGCGGGGATTAAAATAAGGGAGTACAAACCCCTCAAAAAGCTGTAACCAAGCCTATTTAACCGTTTCCAAAAAACCCCTTGGTCCTTTATAATAATATAAATACGCACCCTTTAAGTAATAACACAGATTACGATGGCTCAAGTCGGGGAGTGTAAATTTGAGCCGGACTGAAATACTTACGGAGATAAAACAAGCGGAAGCGAAAGCTGACGCCCAGGTCGCAATGGCCCAGGACGAACAGAAAGCAGCTCTCGCAGAAGCTCGCAGAGATTCTGTGAAGAAGATTCAGGACGCCGAAGCTCAGATGCGCAGCTCTTACGAGTCCGCAGTAGCCGCGGAAAAGGACAAACTTGCCGCAGAACACGAGTCCAAGCTCGTGGAGGGCAAGACTGAGGCCGATAATATCGGCAGCAGTTCCAAGGCGAAGAAAGAGGAAGCAAAAGAATTCCTTAAAAATGAAGTTGAGAGGATTTTGAATGTTTCTTCCTGAGTCGATGAGTAGGATTGTGATCGTGGGCGCTAACTCATGCATCGACGAGACAATTGATGTCTTGTACGATCTCGAGAAGGTCCACCTGATCGATCATACCGTCGACGCGGATGAGGGTTTCACCCTCGGAACGCCCCGCCCGTATTCCTCCAAGACAGCCGAGAGGCTTCTGAAGGTACGTGCGATGGAG of the methanogenic archaeon mixed culture ISO4-G1 genome contains:
- a CDS encoding A1A0 archaeal ATP synthase subunit H AhaH; translated protein: MAQDEQKAALAEARRDSVKKIQDAEAQMRSSYESAVAAEKDKLAAEHESKLVEGKTEADNIGSSSKAKKEEAKEFLKNEVERILNVSS